TTCAGAACTGTGATAGACACTCTAAAAACTGTAGACCCTGATCGCAAATGTTTCCGTCTCATTGGAGGAGTACTATGCGAGCGCACTGTGAAGGAAGTTTTACctcaattaattgaaaacaaagactTCATAGAGAAAACTATTAAATTGGTTACAGAAGATTTGACCAAAAAAGGCCAACagataaacaaatttaaagaggaacacaatattagaatAAGAGGTGAACAATTGGCAAGCGAAGCACCAAAATCAGATGAAAACAAAGCGGAAAATCGCAATGTATTAGTTTCCAACTGAATAAACGAACAATCAGGTCAAATATATCATCAACTCAACCGAGGGGattcgttaaaaaaaaataattttattgcgACTGGGAAAATGCCTGGATGTCTTCGTttatgttttctttaataaaatgtacaaaCAATTTAGTAATGATACCACTAGTATAACTTTAGCGGACCAGTGGTAAATCTAACACATCGAGATCGAAGAAAAATGAACAATATATTTATACTTTAACTTGTATTTATTCCATTAATTTCCCTGCAATTGTCCCCGTTGGATTCGTATATAAGTTTGTCCACTAATGTGTTAACGTAATATAAGCtgataataaaaccaaaaaacatCCTTATTCTAGAAAACGGAACAtttctttattcaattttttctttattgtgggcattaaattaagcaaactttttttttataatatttcattACAGCTTGGAGGGGAATGATCATTTTGAAATGGACAGCATCAAACACGAAAGCCTTAAAAATGATGTTGATACTACTTCGTatatacccaataaacacaaacgtttgaaaaatactaaaatgcaataatttttcaaacattttttcaaaggattagggtaatattcaagttgagaaattgttgagaaaatcgcgttctcaacaaaaaacagacattaccctcaacagtaaaattcaacacaatagcaataatctctcaattgtaatcctcaaattgaaatgcattggtactcaataatttctcaaacagttttcaatgtgagacaaattaaaaactaatattgctgcgaatattttctaaccacaatttgcatgaaagtcaatcccagttcttactgaaagtcaacactaaatttctagtgattttgtacattttattaatttttttcgttaaaaatataataatattaaaaataacattaacaatataaaaaaataataatatgttataataccaatcaaaacataattatcttattaaaggtattaataactaaaactatcaatacaactttaaataacttaaacattcttcatgtataatttcccccataatgttggtgtcacataactattaattaattaattattaattaatatgctgacaatttcaaataataactatcgaggaacttgctggcctgcgtgttagaatagattccatcaagaggaattcacaaaatatcaaactgatgacggaatgtaaatttatgttatgcacattttcatccagaagttcttgatttaggaactgttgcactttgttttaattggttgcactttgcaagttttctggaatcttttctttgttgtttccttcatcattttttcaccggtcaacatcttccaagaatataacatccaatgattttagttttctgcaaaacaatcgagttttgtgatttccattacgttttcatttcactttttattttgacttaccaattataattaccgttttggattaatttcagttttatgtcaataaaaataactgaccacgtacttcgtggcacaaaatgtattgaaaaccacaaaattcctcaagaacgttggtgtcacaaaattgttgtaaaactcattaaaattcaGGAAATTAGCAAGGAACTTGGTGACTAGAGAgttagaataaatttccagcaatttcaattcacaaaatatcaaattaaaccgatgatgcgatgtaaattaaactataggcgtgatgcgaattatcacccagtagttgatatggaaaagcataaataccaagtttaattcattgtactttgatttatggaaactttctcttttcgataagccaccatcatttttcattggtcaacctcttaatgtttccaagaatgcagcatccaaatattttagttgtctgcaaagagatttgagtttagtgacttccttaaagttttcatttcgtgttttagttttacttaccaattattataagcaatttcaattgattattaaaaaatttccacatttttgtatttcttccacgaactttgttgtccaaagtagtattgaaaaccatgtggttttttcgttgcatttcagggtagtgttttgtcaaagttttctccaattatcttcaacacattttcaaagttttcgtcaacattttgccaaattggttgtaattcgcaaacaatttgaagatgaattgaagatgagctttttcaagtcaagttgaatttatgttgaaaatgatatttaccctcaaactgaagaggtgttgcatttgaaaaacgctcatcctgtgtttattgggtagtgACTGAAAAAACTTTGCAAGTtattattaaagttttcttCACTCACCACTATAATGCAGAGAAATATTAGGAACCCAGAACATTCTTAAATTTGACAGTTTCGCCAAATATCGaataaaaaatggaatataTATGTTCTTGGCTCATTCATCTATCGACGTcatatgttgcaaaatttaacaAGTTTTGTTAAATGTTTTCGTTCTTTCACTTATTTCAACAACGAAGCAGAAagcgaaattgaataattttgtgagaagtagtgTGAATaagcattttcaaaaattcacctaAAATTCTCAGTAATGTCCCACAATTTGGTGATCATCAAGTTGATACTGTAATACATGAGGTGACATTATTTTGCTGTAAAAATGTTAAAGTGGTCAACATCATATACATAATGCAATCACATCATCCCATTTTATATTTGGACTCATTCATATTGTTAATGCCGTTGTTCCTTTAGGGTTATTACAATTTGGTATTTAGCATTGGcttgcttttatttttattaattacaattaacaacaataatattaattataaatttatacaaaaaacgtTTTGAAATGGTTAAAATGCTTATTGCTCTTCTTTAATTTTTACGCATTTTGATGGATACTCCTTTACTCATATAAAACTGAATTGAGGATCGACATTTCAATGGTCCATGATGCAGAAAAATTCGTTAGATTTGTATTTCGTTGTTACCAGAAGGAAAAAATGAGGTAAAAAGGTAAATTCTAAGAAGATTTGTTGAAGGTAatcggtaaaatatttaaaatttattctaactcatattattaatttttacgcATTTTGATGGATACTCCTTTACTCATATAAAACTGAATTGATGATCGACATTTCAATGGTCCATGatgcagaaaaattctttagatttGTATGAAGGTAatcggtaaaatatttaaaatttattttaactcatattattattattattagtagaAGTAGTTTCTTTTACTAAATTCTTCTTAGTTCAATTTGTGGACTAAAAACTCGCATTTGTGACCCAAAGGCGCCAAGGCTTCTCATCttgggttagcatgcccgccttgcatacacagggtcgtgggttcaaacccagtttcgaccaaagacCAAaacgttttcagcggtggattatccaacctcagtaatgctggtgacatttctgagtgtttcaaagcttcactgcaatgtggaacgcctctAACCTAACCTGAGGCTTCTCATCTTCCATGTTCATGTTAAATTCACTACCTAAACACGTGTAAAAGTTGATATGTAGGGTCACAGGGCAGTGTCTAAACTGCTAGCTAATATACATCCTCTTGGTTAATTCCTGGCGATTgttaaacattttgtataagaaaataaaaaattttagatcaTCGTTAAAAATGATATTCAAtactttaaggtgggtactatgttcggttttcgcactGAAAACCAGCCTATTTTCACGTATACTTTTTTTGGAtgaattaaatacaaaaaatgttacGCAATCAATGGGATAGAACCATtcaagttttgacaagattatTTTGGAGATAGTTTcaagtttatttatttgtatagtttCACCTACAAAAGATTGCAATCGCATAAATACAgttgatgtctgctgttatatttttgtacttcagggtcaaatgaacaacaatttataaaatttttaggttatacatttttccccaaaccatatttaagaaccaaaagtagtgtttggtatatttttgcagtgTAATATGCTTACaaactcctaaatacgatcaacaaatattttgtttgctgttatgcctcaattcgataaatattcagatttttggtcaaatactatagatattcataaaatattattttaattatgttaggatagctcctaagttgacatttttatttgttttagcaaaaataaaacatgttttagtgtaatcgagcttcaaaaatagcaggaaatgtttgctattttagcaaacagtgactgctgtccctttttcagcagactttctgctgttttagcagacttttctgctgtccctactaacaaatttctttgggtgtgtgATTCAAGAtgattaaacaaaatatttaggatataggtgggtattaagttcgagtttagccgctaaaatcgctaaagtgaaaactaaatcagtaagaaaaatgcatgaaattatacatatttgttgcaaattttattataacttgatggggaaaagcccaaagcaaattttcacaaagtttgtgttccttaaaatggattattaaagaaaagtaatcgtgaaaaaatgacgattttagcggctaaactcgaacttaatacccaccttaaaattgtaattttttcacgattacttttctttaataatccattttaaggaatacaaactttatcaacatttggtttgggcttttccccatcaagttataataaaatttgcaacaaatatggataatttcatgcatttttcttactgatatagttttcactttagcgattttagcggctaaagctgagtactatgttcagttttcaagctgaaaaccagcttgttttcacggttactttttttaattaactaatttagaaatataaaattatttgcaatcaattccttggatcttttccatccattatttggcaatactcgatcaaaatataatcgtcttcataaatatatttgtagttttaacttagtgttttggtgaaaaaaccgaacatagtactcaccttaaaatcgaacttaatactcaccttatcaTAAAACGAAATAAGGAttaataacatatatatataaaaagaaaagcataataaaaattaaaacgaaaataatttaaaaataaaaattgcgataaaaaaattgaacataaTAAAATGTAATGGAAACatagcgaaaaaataaaataagaaaataaattgtgttATTCGGCGTTTAAACAATGCTTAAAAAGAGCTGTTTTGAACTGAATTGCGTTGCTTAGGTTTTGTATTTGTGCAGAAAGAGAGTTATAAAAGTCCAATTGGCATCATGTGCTTTTACACTTCTTCTTTAAAAGATTTGGTGGAAAACTGAAcattttaaggccggtactctgttcggttttcgcgttgaaactccatacaaaattaaaaaatgcgaaaaactagcgaaatttttccatttgtggtactttgtttttttcgagttgaaaaactgacgtttatagcatggcgccatttgcaatgtgaattaagaaataatttatttagtaaaactatttttgtgggtttataacacaaacacggattatatttttgttccgaaactatgcaAAGGATCATAGGAGCAGCAGATCAATCgcccaatgaaaataaaatgttaattttgtaataacaaacagcaaccaccaacttaattcaatatcgctccctgtaaaatagcgctcctagttacctaaataaacaccgctttctatgtgcgaaataatggtttctataaaaatttttctcaagaatgaacatagtaccggcctttacccAGCTTTAAAGGGCGGTacaatgttcgcttttcgcgttgctgTATTAAAATAGATAATTTAGCTTAATTGATACGCATTGTTTTTTCCATCCAGATTTGGTCATGATTTCATAAGAAAATAATAGTTTTCATTTTCTGCAGCGAAATCCCATACGGAAAGAAGCCTGTTTTGAGTATAGGTGGGTTCGGTTTTCgatttgaaaatcactttattttcgcgattacttttcctgaaataatcaaagttataaatgaaaacatttaaaatcTAGTATctctctagaggaacaagaaactgtacATTAGAAGAACTGTAcatcatatttcataaaaacatcCTTGCAATCATTATGAAAATAAGCATAAAGTAAAATGTCCCGTTGTTTAtaaaggtttactcagtctacccgtctatcggaatgtcggtttacagaaatatgacagtcataaattaaaaagtttgatCTTCAATTTAACAATTGGGAGACCGTTATAATTGAGCTAGAACTCTCGACTATGTATGTCTCACAAGGCAACTACTACTACTAGGTACCATAGTCATTCGCATTACACTTCAAATATCAACTTTAACTAGGCAGTCGATGGACCTAGCTGCAGTTCGATGTAGACTAGAATTGACTAAGCTGCGCTTTAGTTTTGCGGGACCTACCGAGTATAACCTTTTACCACCTCATTTAAAAAGTGATCAATGTTTATCAACTTTTAAGATTaatctaaagacattcttgttgAGCAACGTGGAAATAGTTTTaacataaatatgaaattattaatcaatttgtgatatttaacatagatataaattaaattagttgctataaaaaaaaaactagatttcaacagtcatttgccatataaaaccctctattatatataaaatattgcaaagagAATTTGCCGGGAGttcccgcacttcattcccgggaaagcgggagcgaaaaatAGCAAATTCCCGGGATACCGTTCCCCCTGCGAACATTCACCTTATCATGTGACAATGCCTTTTTTGTCATAATACGCATCAGATTAGGTAGTACCTTCAAATAACATACGATCAGCTGATGGTGTTGGTACTTTTAACAGACACACTTGGTACGTTTGAGGAAATCGCACAACACATCTGGGGGACTGCATTATTTTAGTCATTCCTTTCACATCACTCTGTCCACGTTTTCGGAAATTTGTAGGCCGGGGTTCTGCagtctttttgtttttattaattccAGCAACAATAAAAATGAGTGACCTATCACTTGAGCAGAAGAAATCGTTGATAACCCGCAATCTTCAAGAAGTCTTGGGTGAAGATAAACTAAATGCTATCCTAAAGGAAAGGGATTTGAAAATTTACTGGGGCACGGCCACTACAGGTCAACCGCATGTGGCTTATTTTGTACCTATGTCAAAGATTGCTGATTTCCTAAAGGCTGGATGCGAAGTAAGTGTTCCAGAGATGTGTAATAGAATTTGTGTATTCGtggcaattaaattttgttgcgGGTTTTCTAGGTCACAATTCTTTTTGCCGACCTGCATGCTTATTTGGATAACATGAAAGCACCATGGTCCTTGCTACAATTGCGTACACAATACTATGAGGCAGTAATCAAAGCAATGTTATCATCCATTGGTGTTCCATTGGATAAATTAAAGTTTGTTAAGGGTACGGAGTATCAGTTGTCGAGAGAATACACTCTAGATGTTTACAAACTCTCGTCGGTGGTCACACAGCATGATGCCAAGAAAGCTGGAGCTGAGGTCGTCAAACAAGTGGAATATCCACTGTTATCCGGCCTCCTCTATCCCGGTCTACAGGCTTTGGACGAAGAATATCTTAAAGTTGATGCCCAGTTTGGTGGCGTGGATCAAAGGAAAATCTTTACCTtctcagaaaaatatttacctcaATTAGGCTATGAAAAACGTATACATTTTATGAATCCTATGGTGCCCGGTTTGGCTGGTGGTAAAATGTCTTCATCGGAACAAGACTCCAAAATCGATCTACTTGATTCTCCGGCAAATGTAAAAAAGAAGCTGAAGAAAGCTTTCTGTGAACCAGGCAATGTAGCCGATAATGGTCTATTGTCTTTTGTGAAACATGTTTTGTTCTCACTGTTCAAGGAGGGCGAAGGTTTTGAAATTAATAGGGCTGAAGAGAATGGTGGCGACATGACATTTAACAACTATGTCGATTTGGAGCAATATTTTGCTGAAAGTAAACTTCATCCTGGAGATCTTAAGGCAGCTGTGGAAAAATATATCAATAAGTTGCTGGAACCCATTCGTAAGGAATTCGAAAAACCTGAATTGCAGTAAGTACAATATACAATTCGTAATTGAATATAGAGTTAAAAGCGtaacaaaatttcgattatgAGGGGAATTAAGATAAAGTCATAGCAAGATTTGGTCAAGAAAAGACAATAATCTAGTTTTTTTATCTTACTTTTGTTACCCCAAGATGTTTCGggtaacaaaattctttttgttaCCCCAAAGTTCAACTAGTTGAATTAAGACATTTGTCAATATCGAATTATTGTGCTTGCAATATCCACTAATCGACTTTTCGAATGCGTTAAGAATAAATCTGAAATGTATGTGGTCTTATTAATACCTACTCGAGCTTGAAAAATCATTCATTTattattcctacaaaaaaagttcgacaaaaatcaaagaaaaactATTACCTTCTAATTTTTGTTCttaaaatactatgatgtgaaaaatcgacttttcgactataaaaaatacttttccacaattaaaaaactaaatcatgactttttgaaaatttcaaatttttgaaagccAAACAAAGTCCAAAAAACTTTATTGTGTTCGCAAAATTCACTAGTCGATTAGTCAAGTTGatcaaaaaatcgacttttgacgcaaaatggaaaaaatggaaagaaCGATcttgttttgaaaaattatatatctgttTCTATGACTTAAAATGATGGTATTACATAGAGTAAATAGCCCTTATGTTCATTTTCCTAATCATTTCTCATTTCCTAATCACATCTTGTTATTTATCCTTTACATTTACATTTCTCACAGCAAGTTGGACGCAAATCTCGCCCACAATATCCTATTATTATAGCACTAACTTCATATTAATgctataaaaatctaaaattaatatGACCTTGTTATATACCTACTAATTTTTTGTTCTCATAGCACAAAtgtgaaaaatcgacttttcaattataaaataatttttccaaaatctaaaaaatcagaaaaattgaattttttaaattgggaAAAGTCGACAGCCCGAATTTGATTTTATGTTCAAGAgtggaaaaatcgattttttgaagtatttaccaCATACctcaaatcaaataaattagAGCGGATTACATTCATGTTCTCATCAAATAAATAAGCTCATCACACAGATGCTTGCGAAATCTTTGACTTATATTTGTCTTTCCTTTCTCTTAATCAGAAAGCTTTGTGCCGCCGCTTATCCCCCACCTGCTAAAACAAAAGGTGCCGTTGCTGCTAATGCAGCTGCTCCCGAAGAAGATGGGCCACATCGTTTGGACATTCGTGTGGGAAAGGTTGTTGAGGTTCAACGTCATCCTGATGCCGATACACTGTATGTCTTAAAAATCGATTTGGCTGAAGCCCAACCACGTACTATAATTAGTGGTCTGGTTAAATTTGTGACTATCGAAGAGCTCGATCAACGATTAGTGGCCGTTTTATGTAACCTCAAACCATCCAAAATGCGTGGCATTCTTTCAGAAGGAATGGTTCTGTGTACTTCGAAGTAAGTTCAGATACTTTTCATGGTATGACATTATGAAATAATATTAACATTTTCTGGTATTTTAGCGAGGATCATACGGTCGTTGAACCCATTATAGTTCCAGCTTCTGCCGTACCAGGTAGTCGTCTTGCATTTGAAGGCTACAGTGGTCAACCGGATGAACAACTGAATCCAAAGAAGaaagtttgggaaaaattaTCTGTGGATCTTAAGACGAACAGTGAGGGTGTGGCCGTATGGAAAGATAACTTCTTACTTACACCCGAAGGAGAAAAATTAACTAGCAAATTGGCTAATTGTTGCATTAAATAAGCTATATTGTTTTTGACAAaggcatttaatttatttaatttatttttttactcatTTACTTGTATGCTAAAATGTTATATGGCCTATGCTAACCGAAAAGTAAATAAAACTACTGCCGCAAAGGAAGTATAGATATATATAGAGTTTGAATTGGTGACCTAAATATCATCGTccgattattaaatttgtttcataaaaaaggaaaatatac
This is a stretch of genomic DNA from Haematobia irritans isolate KBUSLIRL chromosome 4, ASM5000362v1, whole genome shotgun sequence. It encodes these proteins:
- the Pfdn2 gene encoding prefoldin 2; this encodes MSAEQVKESKMNEKVVAEFQQLRNEQRNLVNNLNTLEMDIKEHKTVIDTLKTVDPDRKCFRLIGGVLCERTVKEVLPQLIENKDFIEKTIKLVTEDLTKKGQQINKFKEEHNIRIRGEQLASEAPKSDENKAENRNVLVSN
- the TyrRS gene encoding tyrosyl-tRNA synthetase, translating into MSDLSLEQKKSLITRNLQEVLGEDKLNAILKERDLKIYWGTATTGQPHVAYFVPMSKIADFLKAGCEVTILFADLHAYLDNMKAPWSLLQLRTQYYEAVIKAMLSSIGVPLDKLKFVKGTEYQLSREYTLDVYKLSSVVTQHDAKKAGAEVVKQVEYPLLSGLLYPGLQALDEEYLKVDAQFGGVDQRKIFTFSEKYLPQLGYEKRIHFMNPMVPGLAGGKMSSSEQDSKIDLLDSPANVKKKLKKAFCEPGNVADNGLLSFVKHVLFSLFKEGEGFEINRAEENGGDMTFNNYVDLEQYFAESKLHPGDLKAAVEKYINKLLEPIRKEFEKPELQKLCAAAYPPPAKTKGAVAANAAAPEEDGPHRLDIRVGKVVEVQRHPDADTLYVLKIDLAEAQPRTIISGLVKFVTIEELDQRLVAVLCNLKPSKMRGILSEGMVLCTSNEDHTVVEPIIVPASAVPGSRLAFEGYSGQPDEQLNPKKKVWEKLSVDLKTNSEGVAVWKDNFLLTPEGEKLTSKLANCCIK